In a single window of the Drosophila miranda strain MSH22 chromosome XL, D.miranda_PacBio2.1, whole genome shotgun sequence genome:
- the LOC108162790 gene encoding uncharacterized protein C12orf73 homolog, with translation MPAGVSWGQYTKFLASAMLAMMAGSQAVHLYYKPLEDLPVYIEREQKPPANQDASP, from the coding sequence ATGCCCGCTGGCGTGTCGTGGGGTCAGTACACCAAATTCCTGGCCAGCGCAATGCTGGCCATGATGGCCGGTTCCCAGGCGGTGCATCTGTACTACAAGCCTCTCGAAGATCTGCCCGTCTACATAGAGCGGGAGCAGAAGCCGCCCGCCAATCAGGACGCCAGCCCATAA
- the LOC108162767 gene encoding zinc finger protein 782: protein MNRKLTRETAQQHCLTCLLKLDSEQEQDADEAAISRHELQDLLHQHLDWPLEGEHLLEKWLPQQLCQHCRQELQRFEQFRRRAIECRLQLLDLLKEEQYTEPSFEIVYEESLEATGGQDEELLHSLEPPDPDLDPDPDPDPIDEPAAETPPEKSQAKVEKRTTRGVRNSLKCSQCQHSFAHKLTLSAHIRKVHEGSKRPFQCDQCEKCYSFMGGLYTHIKEIHATRERRYSCDQPGCDRVYTSSIAMQKHKRLKHSPKEPARKFICEQCGATFNQSANLNYHRRTKHPTEDEVAARDSGSDQHFCELCQKHFHSRYTLRYHTMQQHGDQERLLPHECQVCGRRMAKKFMLLQHMLMHSTDKMPCEHCGKLFARKFELEAHIRAVHLKLKPFACKYCSECFASRKTLRHHEYIHTGEKPYVCDVCGQRFRQQTCLKNHRKVHDK from the coding sequence ATGAACCGGAAACTGACCAGGGAGACGGCCCAGCAGCACTGTCTCACCTGCCTGTTGAAGCTGGACAGCGAACAGGAACAGGATGCGGATGAGGCGGCCATCAGCCGCCATGAGCTGCAGGATCTTCTCCACCAACACCTGGACTGGCCGCTGGAGGGAGAGCACCTGCTAGAGAAGTGGCTGCCGCAGCAGCTGTGCCAGCACTGTCGTCAGGAGCTGCAGCGTTTCGAGCAGTTCCGCCGGCGGGCGATTGAGTGCCGGCTCCAGCTGCTGGATCTGCTGAAGGAGGAGCAGTACACGGAACCCTCATTTGAGATTGTGTACGAGGAGTCACTGGAGGCCACTGGAGGGCAGGACGAAGAGTTGCTGCACAGTTTGGAGCCACCAGATCCGGACCTAGACCCCGATCCAGATCCCGATCCCATCGACGAGCCTGCTGCAGAAACACCGCCAGAAAAGAGCCAGGCcaaggtggagaagcgaaCCACACGGGGCGTGAGAAACAGCCTGAAGTGCAGCCAGTGCCAGCACAGCTTCGCCCACAAGCTAACCCTGTCCGCCCACATCCGCAAGGTGCACGAGGGCAGCAAGCGACCGTTCCAGTGCGACCAGTGCGAGAAGTGTTACAGCTTCATGGGCGGCCTCTACACGCACATCAAGGAGATCCATGCGACCCGCGAGCGCCGCTATTCCTGCGACCAGCCCGGCTGTGATCGCGTCTATACCAGCTCCATTGCCATGCAGAAGCACAAGCGGCTGAAACACAGCCCCAAGGAGCCGGCGCGCAAGTTTATCTGCGAGCAGTGCGGCGCCACCTTCAACCAGTCGGCCAATCTGAATTACCACCGGCGCACCAAGCACCCCACCGAGGATGAGGTGGCCGCCAGGGACAGCGGCAGCGATCAGCACTTCTGCGAGCTCTGCCAGAAACACTTCCATTCCCGCTATACGCTGCGCTACCACACCATGCAGCAGCACGGGGACCAGGAGCGCCTCCTGCCGCACGAGTGCCAGGTGTGCGGCCGCCGCATGGCCAAGAAATtcatgctgctgcagcacaTGCTGATGCACTCCACCGACAAGATGCCCTGCGAGCACTGCGGCAAGCTGTTCGCCCGCAAGTTCGAGCTGGAGGCCCACATCCGGGCGGTGCATCTCAAGCTGAAGCCCTTCGCCTGCAAGTACTGCTCCGAGTGTTTTGCCTCGCGCAAAACCCTGCGCCACCACGAGTACATCCACACGGGCGAGAAGCCTTATGTGTGCGATGTGTGTGGCCAGAGATTCCGGCAGCAGACGTGCCTCAAGAACCACCGCAAGGTCCACGACAAATAG
- the LOC108162758 gene encoding mitochondrial import receptor subunit TOM7 homolog: protein MELSEGVKERLGVVVGVVQTTFHWGFVPMVLYLGFSKGAEPGMPPLSILSLLWQ, encoded by the coding sequence ATGGAGCTATCCGAAGGAGTCAAGGAGCGTTTGGGAGTGGTCGTCGGCGTGGTCCAAACGACATTCCACTGGGGATTCGTGCCAATGGTGCTTTATCTGGGATTCTCAAAGGGAGCCGAGCCCGGGATGCCACCATTGTCCATCCTGAGCCTGTTGTGGCAGTAA
- the LOC108162772 gene encoding AP-3 complex subunit mu-2, with the protein MIHSLFIVNSGGEVFLEKHWRSVVSRSVCEYFLDAQRAAPYDVPPVIATPHYYLITVQREAVSLVAACKQEVPPLFVIEFLHRVVDTFQDYFGDCSETVIKDNYVVVYELLDEMLDNGFPLATESNILKELIKPPNILRTIANTVTGKSNVSTILPSGQLSAIPWRRSGVRYTNNEAYFDVIEEVDAIIDKSGSTVFAEIQGHIDCCIKLSGMPDLTLSFMNPRLFDDVSFHPCVRFKRWEAERLLSFIPPDGNFRLMSYHISSQSVVAIPIYIRHNFSIKTGEQGRLDLTIGPRNTLGRTVDKVRLELTMPRCVLNCLLTPNQGKYTFDSVSKTLSWDVGRIDVSKLPNIRGSVSITPGTTNIDANPSVNVQFQISQLAVSGLKVNRLDMYGEKYKPFKGVKYLTKAGKFQVRM; encoded by the exons ATGATACACAGTCTGTTTATTGTTAACAGCGGGGG CGAAGTATTCTTAGAGAAGCACTGGCGGTCCGTCGTTTCGCGATCCGTTTGCGAATATTTTCTCGATGCCCAGCGCGCTGCACCATAT GATGTGCCGCCGGTGATAGCCACGCCCCACTACTACCTCATCACCGTGCAGCGGGAGGCGGTCTCCCTGGTGGCCGCCTGCAAGCAGGAGGTGCCGCCGCTCTTTGTGATCGAGTTCCTGCACCGTGTGGTGGACACATTTCAGGACTACTTTGGCGACTGCTCGGAGACGGTGATCAAGGACAACTATGTCGTTGTCTACGAGCTGCTCGACGAGATGCTGGACAACGGCTTCCCGCTGGCCACGGAGAGCAATATCCTGAAGGAGCTGATCAAGCCGCCGAACATACTCCGCACCATTGCCAACACCGTCACCGGCAAGAGCAA TGTCAGCACCATCCTGCCGTCGGGCCAGCTATCGGCCATACCCTGGCGTCGGAGCGGTGTGCGCTACACCAACAACGAGGCCTACTTTGACGTCATCGAGGAGGTGGATGCCATCATTGATAAGTCCGGATCGACTGTTTTTGCCGAAATCCAGGGGCAT ATCGATTGCTGCATCAAGCTGTCGGGCATGCCGGATCTTACCTTGTCGTTTATGAATCCACGCCTCTTCGACGACGTCTCGTTCCATCCGTGCGTGCGCTTCAAGCGCTGGGAGGCCGAGCGCCTGCTCTCCTTCATTCCGCCCGATGGAAATTTCCGCCTGATGTCCTACCACATAAGTTCGCAGTCCGTGGTGGCCATACCCATTTACATTCGCCACAATTTCTCAATTAAGACGGGCGAACAGGGACGCCTGGATCTGACCATCGGACCGCGCAACACGCTGGGACGCACCGTGGACAAGGTGAGGTTGGAGCTAACGATGCCGCGGTGCGTCCTCAACTGCCTGCTGACGCCGAATCAGGGAAAGTACACCTTCGATTCGGTCAGCAAGACGCTGTCCTGGGATGTGGGCCGCATCGATGTCTCCAAGCTGCCCAATATACGGGGATCG GTGTCCATCACACCGGGCACGACCAACATCGATGCCAATCCGTCGGTGAATGTGCAATTCCAGATCTCCCAGCTGGCCGTCTCCGGGCTGAAGGTGAATCGCCTGGACATGTACGGGGAGAAGTACAAGCCCTTCAAGGGCGTCAAATACCTGACAAAGGCGGGCAAATTTCAAGTGCGAATGTAG
- the LOC108162780 gene encoding small integral membrane protein 4 has product MNLYSGSVRRLLDSWPGKRRFGIYRFLPLFFVLGAALEFSMINWTVGETNFYRTFKRRQAKNYVEEQQHHQQQQQQQQQ; this is encoded by the exons ATGAATCTATATAGCGGCTCCGTGCGACGTCTGCTCGATAGCTGGCCCGGCAAGCGACGCTTCGGCATCTACCGCTTCCTGCCGCTCTTCTTTGTGCTGGGCGCCGCCCTGGAGTTCTCGATGATCAACTGGACCGTGGGCGAAACCAATTTCT ATAGAACATTTAAGCGTCGCCAGGCCAAGAACTAcgtggaggagcagcagcaccatcagcagcagcaacagcagcagcagcagtag